A DNA window from Arachis hypogaea cultivar Tifrunner chromosome 18, arahy.Tifrunner.gnm2.J5K5, whole genome shotgun sequence contains the following coding sequences:
- the LOC112771031 gene encoding auxin response factor 18 yields the protein MKEAEKSLDPQLWHACAGGMVQMPPVNSKVFYFPQGHAEHAQTNVDLGAPLRVPSFILCRVAQVKFLADPETDEVFTRMSLVPLRNSELDSDDGGVLDANALENSEKPASFAKTLTQSDANNGGGFSVPRYCAETIFPRLDYSAEPPVQTVIAKDVHGEVWKFRHIYRGTPRRHLLTTGWSSFVNQKKLVAGDSIVFLRAENGDLCVGIRRAKRGTGGGSEAPSGWSSGNGSCGLGSYGAFSAFLREETKLLRNGCGNSSPGGGGSGLNGKAKVSPESVREAITLAASNQPFEVVYYPRASTPEFCIKASAVRAAMRIQWSTGMRFKMAFETEDSSRISWFMGTIASVQVVDPIRWPNSPWRLLQVTWDEPDLLHNVKRVSPWLVELVSSMPAINLSPFSPPRKKLRFPQHPDFPLDVQFPIPSFSGNPLGPHSSPLCCPSDNAPAGIQGARHAQIGISLSDLYLNNKLQLGVIPAANVQRLDLHSGFPSGGNFTGHDKSKESLSCLLTMGNSHNKSLEKSDNVKRHQFLLFGQPILTEQQISRRPSSSGGDDDVLPQNGTKKTSIDENENKDKDKEKWFFNDSQSPLSQQFSPGKSKSSCSTELSWQIGLDTGHCKVFMESEDVGRTLDLSRLSSYDELYRRLSNMFGIERSELLSHVLYRDATGAVKQTGEEPFSDFMKTAKRLTILTDPSNKDARRAWITGTRNGEHGLDASNKTGPLSIFA from the exons ATGAAGGAAGCTGAGAAGAGCTTGGATCCGCAGCTATGGCATGCTTGTGCCGGTGGCATGGTTCAGATGCCTCCGGTGAACTCCAAAGTCTTCTACTTTCCACAAGGGCATGCCGAGCATGCACAAACTAACGTTGATCTGGGAGCTCCCCTGAGGGTTCCTTCCTTCATCCTCTGCCGCGTGGCGCAGGTGAAATTCCTTGCTGACCCTGAAACCGATGAAGTCTTTACAAGGATGAGCTTGGTTCCCCTGAGGAATTCAGAGCTTGATTCTGATGATGGCGGTGTCCTTGATGCCAATGCTTTGGAGAATTCAGAAAAGCCTGCTTCTTTTGCAAAGACCTTAACTCAATCCGATGCAAACAATGGTGGGGGGTTCTCTGTTCCAAGGTACTGTGCAGAAACAATCTTCCCCCGACTCGATTACTCCGCAGAGCCGCCGGTTCAGACCGTGATCGCCAAGGATGTTCATGGTGAAGTTTGGAAGTTCAGGCACATATATAGGGGCACACCGAGGAGGCACTTGCTCACAACAGGGTGGAGCAGTTTTGTCAACCAGAAGAAACTGGTTGCAGGGGATTCAATTGTGTTCCTGAGGGCCGAAAATGGTGATCTCTGTGTTGGGATTAGGCGTGCCAAGAGGGGAACAGGTGGAGGATCGGAGGCGCCATCGGGATGGAGCTCCGGGAATGGAAGTTGTGGCCTTGGCTCTTATGGAGCATTCTCTGCCTTCTTGAGAGAGGAGACCAAGCTGTTGAGGAATGGTTGTGGGAATTCGAGTCCCGGTGGTGGCGGCAGTGGTTTGAATGGAAAAGCTAAAGTAAGTCCTGAATCTGTGAGGGAGGCTATAACACTGGCTGCTAGCAATCAGCCATTTGAAGTTGTTTATTATCCAAGGGCAAGCACACCGGAGTTTTGCATCAAGGCTTCGGCTGTGAGGGCAGCAATGAGGATACAATGGAGCACTGGGATGAGGTTCAAGATGGCCTTTGAGACTGAGGATTCTTCTAGGATCAGCTGGTTCATGGGGACCATTGCTTCTGTTCAGGTTGTTGATCCTATCCGCTGGCCTAATTCCCCTTGGAGACTTCTTCAG GTTACTTGGGATGAGCCAGATTTGTTACATAATGTGAAGCGTGTAAGCCCATGGTTGGTTGAATTGGTATCAAGCATGCCAGCCATCAATCTATCGCCCTTCTCTCCGCCAAGGAAGAAACTCCGGTTTCCACAACACCCCGACTTCCCCCTCGACGTTCAATTTCCTATACCGTCGTTTTCAGGCAACCCCCTAGGGCCTCATAGCAGCCCCTTGTGTTGTCCATCTGATAATGCTCCTGCAGGCATACAGGGAGCCAGGCATGCTCAAATTGGAATATCTCTTTCAGATCTCTACCTTAACAACAAACTGCAGTTGGGGGTGATTCCGGCCGCGAATGTTCAGCGACTGGATTTGCATTCGGGGTTTCCCAGTGGCGGCAACTTCACTGGCCATGACAAGAGTAAAGAAAGCTTGTCATGCTTGCTAACCATGGGAAATTCTCACAATAAGAGTTTGGAGAAGTCTGATAATGTGAAGAGACACCAATTTTTGCTTTTTGGTCAACCAATACTCACTGAGCAACAAATCTCCAGAAGGCCTTCTTCTTCtggtggtgatgatgatgtgTTGCCTCAGAATGGTACCAAGAAAACTTCAATAGATGAGAATGAGAACAAAGACAAAGACAAAGAGAAGTGGTTTTTCAATGACTCTCAATCTCCTCTTTCACAACAATTTTCACCTGGTAAATCAAAATCATCTTGTAGCACAGAGTTATCTTGGCAAATTGGGTTGGATACTGGTCATTGCAAGGTGTTCATGGAGTCAGAAGATGTTGGAAGGACACTTGACCTGTCACGTCTTAGCTCCTATGATGAACTGTATAGGAGACTCAGCAACATGTTTGGAATCGAAAGATCTGAGTTGTTGAGTCATGTACTCTACCGTGATGCAACTGGTGCTGTCAAGCAAACTGGTGAAGAACCCTTCAG TGACTTCATGAAGACAGCAAAAAGATTGACAATTCTGACGGATCCAAGCAACAAGGATGCAAGGAG GGCATGGATTACAGGTACTCGTAATGGTGAACATGGATTGGATGCATCAAACAAGACAGGTCCTCTTAGCATATTTGCTTGA